Proteins from a genomic interval of Hyalangium ruber:
- a CDS encoding alpha/beta fold hydrolase — protein sequence MDPGKWVLWGLLVVLAVAIGNVVWVLGVRRLYRPRTAPPQLLRARCRDGWEIAVHVRRAPQRRFEEPVLLCHGLAANRYTFDFAPPYSVAHYLAEAGFDCFSVELRGTGHSRQPPSGRRYTDFTVDDHILQDGPAALELALKETGAKRVWWLGHSLGALVGFGVAQGPHAHQLAGLLALGAPVFLKSEPLLRALLGLGLRAAWPARFRQEWMSATFAPFLGYVNLPLSDLLVNAEHIPPPIQRQVFANMMASMSRKVLLQFRDWIENDAFRSYDGKVDWRAGMSRLSLPMLIMGGSSDRLASAENVRKQYELLTSPDRTLHVFGRDRGDKMDYGHGDLMFGTGAPTEIYPVMRAWLESRATPLPAPVEQPKVSPTLPA from the coding sequence ATGGATCCCGGCAAATGGGTGCTCTGGGGACTGCTGGTCGTCCTGGCCGTTGCCATTGGAAACGTCGTCTGGGTCCTGGGGGTGCGCCGCCTCTACCGTCCCCGTACAGCCCCACCGCAATTGCTAAGGGCCCGCTGCCGGGATGGGTGGGAGATCGCCGTTCACGTGCGCCGAGCCCCGCAGCGCCGCTTCGAGGAGCCTGTCCTGCTGTGTCATGGGCTGGCCGCCAACCGCTACACCTTCGACTTCGCACCGCCCTACTCCGTGGCCCACTACCTGGCCGAGGCGGGCTTCGACTGCTTCAGCGTGGAGCTGCGGGGCACCGGGCACTCGCGTCAGCCGCCTTCGGGCCGCCGGTATACGGACTTCACCGTCGATGATCACATCCTCCAGGACGGACCCGCCGCGCTGGAGCTGGCGCTGAAGGAGACAGGGGCGAAGCGGGTGTGGTGGCTGGGGCACTCCCTGGGCGCGCTGGTGGGCTTCGGGGTGGCGCAGGGGCCTCATGCGCACCAGCTCGCGGGCCTGCTCGCGCTGGGGGCTCCTGTCTTCCTCAAGTCCGAGCCCCTGCTGCGGGCGCTGCTGGGCCTGGGCTTGCGCGCGGCATGGCCCGCCCGTTTCCGGCAGGAGTGGATGAGCGCTACCTTCGCGCCCTTCCTCGGCTACGTGAACCTGCCCCTTTCGGATCTGCTCGTGAACGCCGAGCACATTCCTCCGCCCATCCAGCGGCAGGTCTTCGCCAACATGATGGCGTCGATGAGCCGCAAGGTGCTCCTGCAGTTCCGGGACTGGATCGAGAACGATGCGTTCCGTTCTTATGACGGCAAGGTGGACTGGCGCGCGGGGATGTCCCGCCTGAGCCTCCCCATGTTGATCATGGGTGGCAGCAGCGACCGGCTCGCCAGCGCGGAGAACGTCCGCAAGCAGTACGAGCTGCTCACCTCTCCGGACCGCACGCTCCATGTCTTCGGCCGCGATCGCGGGGACAAGATGGACTACGGGCACGGCGACCTCATGTTTGGCACCGGCGCCCCGACGGAGATCTACCCCGTCATGCGCGCCTGGCTGGAGTCCCGCGCCACGCCGCTGCCCGCTCCCGTGGAACAGCCCAAGGTCTCGCCGACCCTCCCCGCGTAG
- a CDS encoding metal-sulfur cluster assembly factor, producing the protein MPSESELLERIQTVPDPCSLAVGVPLSIGEMGLVQAVEYDAGRVTVRMQLTSPMCMMAAYFMREIEQRLLAEAGVTSVHVAFDMALEWRPEHICASARQRLADRRITMLGGRMLPREKPEGREGTSDA; encoded by the coding sequence ATGCCCAGTGAGAGCGAACTGCTGGAGCGGATCCAGACCGTGCCGGATCCGTGCAGCCTCGCGGTCGGGGTGCCGCTGAGCATCGGCGAGATGGGGCTGGTGCAGGCGGTGGAGTACGACGCGGGGCGGGTGACGGTGCGCATGCAGCTCACCTCGCCCATGTGCATGATGGCGGCCTACTTCATGCGCGAGATCGAGCAGCGGCTGCTCGCGGAGGCGGGAGTCACCTCGGTGCATGTGGCGTTCGATATGGCGCTGGAGTGGAGGCCCGAGCACATCTGCGCCTCGGCGCGCCAGCGACTGGCGGACCGGCGCATCACCATGCTCGGAGGTCGCATGCTCCCGCGCGAAAAGCCCGAAGGCCGAGAAGGCACCTCGGACGCGTGA
- a CDS encoding amidohydrolase family protein has translation MIDGGFVIDAVTHAYNLDRSNYRAGKYAESLAQLIYGLHVGLSGDGYRVEEPQRFLKNWSVQELAHILFVESGIDLAVHHVLPLQTLYDDGLCSYEKSLEIRKLYPDRFLLYAGVDPLRGTAALDDLEQQVEALRPSGLKLYPAAWLGEAFKHTGWRMDDARIAFPLFERARKLGIKNIAVHKGLPMGSVPIEAYKVDDIGGAADAFPDLNFEIVHGGMAFLDETGMQLSLFPNVYVNLEVTGALIVKRERWFAEALTGLLKWAGPARIMWGSGTVFCHPQPALEKFWRDFQLPDDLVKVAGMQLTPEIKRMILCDNYARYAGVDIEAVKERIANDAFSKQRAQGNITPYSFKDGAHAQ, from the coding sequence GTGATTGACGGCGGCTTCGTCATTGATGCGGTGACTCATGCCTACAACCTCGATCGGTCCAACTATCGAGCCGGCAAGTACGCGGAGTCGCTCGCGCAGCTGATCTACGGGCTGCATGTCGGCCTGTCGGGAGACGGCTATCGGGTCGAGGAGCCTCAGCGGTTCCTCAAGAACTGGTCGGTCCAGGAACTGGCCCACATCCTGTTCGTCGAGAGTGGCATCGACCTGGCGGTACACCACGTCCTGCCGTTGCAGACGCTCTATGACGATGGGCTGTGCTCGTACGAGAAGAGCCTGGAGATCCGAAAGCTCTACCCGGACCGCTTCCTGCTCTACGCGGGCGTGGATCCGCTGCGGGGCACCGCGGCGCTGGATGACCTCGAGCAGCAGGTCGAGGCGCTGCGTCCCAGTGGGCTGAAGCTGTACCCAGCGGCGTGGCTGGGAGAGGCGTTCAAGCACACGGGCTGGCGCATGGATGACGCGCGCATCGCCTTTCCGCTCTTCGAGCGGGCGCGAAAGCTGGGCATCAAGAACATCGCGGTCCACAAGGGGTTGCCGATGGGCTCAGTGCCCATCGAGGCCTACAAGGTGGACGACATTGGTGGCGCGGCCGACGCGTTCCCGGATCTGAACTTCGAGATCGTCCACGGAGGCATGGCGTTCCTGGACGAGACGGGGATGCAGCTGTCGCTGTTCCCCAATGTGTACGTGAACCTCGAGGTGACGGGAGCGCTCATCGTGAAGCGCGAGCGCTGGTTCGCGGAGGCGCTGACGGGGCTGCTCAAGTGGGCGGGCCCGGCGCGCATCATGTGGGGTTCTGGCACGGTCTTCTGCCATCCCCAGCCGGCGTTGGAGAAGTTCTGGCGCGACTTCCAGCTACCGGACGACTTGGTGAAGGTCGCGGGCATGCAGCTGACGCCGGAGATCAAGCGGATGATCCTCTGCGACAACTATGCCCGGTACGCGGGGGTCGACATCGAGGCGGTGAAGGAACGCATCGCCAACGATGCGTTCTCGAAGCAGCGCGCCCAGGGCAACATCACGCCCTACAGCTTCAAGGATGGCGCCCATGCCCAGTGA
- a CDS encoding DUF1565 domain-containing protein yields MSPRVSLLALLLIAACRASTVPPSPIPEPAAGLSEVWVDGARGESGDGSRQRPFRTLGEALALRPPPTVYVAAGLHEGPFVLPTGARLVGVGPSTVLYVEGREPVARIATGASLERLTIQGGGWGVEGAGAVRLEEVAFSGQREGAVRMTAGRLVAKESRFEASISETVGLALEGPVTAEVRESTFTGPFRRGVRVAGAEALLEGVGFREAVMALDQEGGRVRLRRVSVEGGRGAGLLVRDGTLQVEEVTVTGHEYGLASHGAKLEVRGFTSVRAERAGLGLTRSTGLLEDLRVRESGSFGALQLVDSDLEVRGFRVDDVDGYGVAATKGKLRAREGNISRVRSSEGFTGDGLHLRGVEADIESVEVREAKGAGVLAAQGAEVTLRDVTLRGCENTGLLVESLARVKAQGLEVRGTKGTALAVLRDGEVSVDVLSASGLEEGLLWAECEGATRVRLGRLKTEDRRGLPAPCVETLPR; encoded by the coding sequence ATGAGCCCTCGCGTCTCCCTCCTCGCGCTGCTGCTGATCGCCGCCTGCCGTGCGTCCACCGTGCCCCCCTCGCCGATCCCGGAGCCGGCGGCCGGGCTCTCCGAGGTGTGGGTGGATGGCGCACGGGGGGAATCGGGGGATGGCTCGCGGCAGCGGCCGTTCCGGACCCTGGGAGAGGCGCTGGCCCTACGTCCCCCGCCCACTGTGTACGTCGCCGCGGGCCTGCATGAGGGCCCGTTCGTGCTGCCCACGGGCGCTCGTCTGGTGGGGGTAGGGCCGAGCACGGTGCTGTACGTGGAGGGGCGAGAGCCGGTGGCCCGTATCGCGACGGGGGCTTCGCTGGAGCGGCTGACGATCCAGGGGGGGGGATGGGGCGTGGAGGGGGCGGGGGCGGTGCGCCTGGAGGAGGTGGCCTTCAGCGGGCAGCGGGAGGGGGCGGTGCGAATGACGGCGGGGCGGCTGGTGGCGAAGGAGAGCCGCTTCGAGGCGAGCATCTCGGAGACGGTGGGCTTGGCATTGGAGGGGCCCGTCACGGCGGAGGTACGGGAGAGCACCTTCACCGGGCCCTTTCGGAGAGGGGTGCGCGTAGCGGGGGCGGAGGCGCTGTTGGAAGGAGTGGGCTTCCGCGAGGCGGTGATGGCGCTGGACCAGGAAGGGGGGCGGGTGCGGCTGCGGCGGGTGAGCGTGGAGGGAGGGCGGGGCGCGGGCCTGCTGGTGCGTGACGGGACACTCCAAGTGGAGGAGGTGACGGTGACGGGGCACGAGTACGGGCTGGCGAGCCACGGCGCGAAGCTGGAGGTGCGAGGGTTCACCTCGGTGCGGGCGGAGCGGGCGGGGTTGGGGCTCACGCGGTCCACGGGGCTGCTCGAGGACCTGCGGGTGCGCGAGAGCGGCAGCTTCGGGGCGTTGCAGCTCGTGGACTCGGACCTGGAGGTGCGGGGCTTCCGGGTGGATGACGTGGACGGCTACGGCGTGGCGGCCACGAAGGGCAAGCTGCGGGCGCGGGAGGGGAACATCTCCCGGGTGCGCTCCTCCGAGGGCTTCACGGGGGATGGCCTGCACCTGCGCGGGGTGGAGGCGGACATCGAGTCGGTGGAGGTGCGCGAGGCGAAGGGAGCGGGGGTGCTGGCGGCGCAGGGGGCGGAGGTGACGCTGCGCGACGTGACGCTGCGCGGGTGCGAGAACACGGGGCTCTTGGTGGAGAGCCTGGCGCGGGTGAAGGCGCAGGGGCTCGAGGTGCGCGGCACGAAGGGCACGGCGCTGGCGGTGCTGCGAGACGGAGAGGTCTCGGTGGACGTGCTGAGCGCGAGCGGGCTCGAGGAGGGCCTGCTCTGGGCCGAGTGCGAGGGGGCCACGCGGGTGCGCCTGGGACGCCTGAAGACGGAGGATCGCCGGGGCCTCCCCGCGCCCTGTGTGGAGACACTCCCTCGGTGA
- a CDS encoding HU family DNA-binding protein translates to MTKAELVEVVAAQSKLTKKSAAELLDIVFSNIGKAVKKDARFSYPGFGTWSVRSRKARKIRNPQTNEMMKLKASKTIGFRPAKELKNSL, encoded by the coding sequence ATGACCAAGGCAGAGCTCGTGGAGGTGGTGGCTGCGCAGTCCAAGCTGACCAAGAAGTCAGCGGCGGAGCTCCTGGACATCGTCTTCAGCAACATCGGCAAGGCCGTGAAGAAGGATGCGCGCTTCAGCTACCCCGGCTTCGGCACCTGGTCGGTCCGCTCTCGCAAGGCGCGGAAGATCCGCAACCCCCAGACCAACGAGATGATGAAGCTCAAGGCCTCCAAGACCATTGGCTTCCGCCCCGCCAAGGAGCTGAAGAACTCGCTGTAG